The Corynebacterium jeddahense genome has a window encoding:
- the mraZ gene encoding division/cell wall cluster transcriptional repressor MraZ has product MFLGTYTPKLDDKGRLTLPAKFREDLADGLMVTKGQDHSLAVYPRDEFASRARKAAAASRTNPKARAFIRNLAASADEQTLDGSGRITLSPAHREYANLSKECVVIGSVDFLEIWDLESWNKYQEETEAAFSAADDDDILSGLL; this is encoded by the coding sequence ATGTTTCTGGGAACCTACACTCCCAAGCTCGACGACAAAGGTCGCTTGACGCTGCCCGCGAAGTTCCGAGAGGACCTCGCGGACGGGTTGATGGTGACCAAGGGGCAAGACCACTCGCTCGCGGTGTACCCCCGCGACGAGTTCGCCTCCCGCGCCCGCAAGGCCGCGGCGGCGTCGCGCACGAACCCGAAGGCGCGCGCGTTCATCCGCAATCTGGCTGCCAGTGCGGATGAGCAGACGCTGGACGGCTCCGGGCGTATCACCTTGTCCCCGGCGCACCGGGAGTACGCAAACCTGTCGAAGGAATGCGTGGTCATCGGTTCGGTGGATTTTCTCGAGATCTGGGACCTCGAGTCCTGGAATAAGTATCAAGAAGAGACGGAAGCCGCGTTCTCCGCGGCGGACGACGACGACATTCTCTCCGGTCTGCTGTAG
- a CDS encoding DUF3040 domain-containing protein produces MRALREIEQSLFAEDPQFGSTVATETGMSSAPQTGRLTMRSFALIVLGIVMLLGGVALASWSTWTVLLSIAGFAVMLFGGVMALCTPASARSPQARRAPAQQRSQRGASMEESFRRRFEDRQ; encoded by the coding sequence ATGCGCGCTCTGCGCGAGATCGAGCAGTCGCTGTTCGCGGAGGACCCCCAGTTCGGCAGCACTGTTGCTACCGAGACGGGGATGAGTTCCGCGCCGCAGACGGGGCGGCTGACCATGCGCAGCTTTGCCCTCATCGTGCTCGGCATCGTCATGTTGCTCGGCGGCGTCGCGCTCGCGTCGTGGAGCACGTGGACTGTGCTCCTCAGTATCGCTGGCTTCGCGGTAATGCTCTTCGGCGGCGTCATGGCGCTGTGCACCCCGGCATCCGCGCGTAGCCCGCAGGCGCGCCGGGCGCCCGCCCAGCAGCGCTCGCAGCGCGGCGCGAGCATGGAGGAGAGCTTCCGCAGGAGGTTTGAGGACCGCCAGTAG
- a CDS encoding class II 3-deoxy-7-phosphoheptulonate synthase, translated as MSWTIDIPKDVLPDLPPLPGDLNAKFQDVIARDAKQQPSWDPAQAEYVRKILESVPPVVLAPEVEELKARLADVALGKAFLLQGGDCAETFESNTEPHIRANVRTLLQMAAVLTYGASMPVVKLARIAGQYAKPRSSDLDGNGLQNYRGDIVNGVEPTAESRRHDPARMVRAYANSSAAMNLVRALTASGTADLHHINDWNKEFVSNSPAGARYEALSREISRSLAFMDACGVSDNNLRTSNVYASHEALLVDYERAMLRLATDAAGETKLYDLSAHQLWIGERTRGIDDFHVNFAALISNPIGLKLGPTTTPEQAVAYADKLDPEREPGRLTMVARMGHDKVRDVLPGIVSAVEASGHKVVWQSDPMHGNTFTSSNGYKTRHFDKIIDEVQGFFEVHRELGTHPGGIHIELTGENVTECLGGAQDITDVDLPGRYESACDPRLNTEQALELSFLVAEMLRY; from the coding sequence GTGAGTTGGACGATAGATATTCCCAAAGACGTGCTGCCCGACCTGCCCCCACTGCCGGGCGACCTGAACGCCAAGTTCCAGGACGTCATCGCGCGCGACGCGAAGCAGCAGCCGTCGTGGGATCCGGCGCAGGCGGAGTACGTGCGCAAGATCCTCGAGTCGGTGCCCCCGGTCGTCCTCGCGCCGGAGGTCGAGGAGCTCAAGGCCAGGCTTGCCGACGTCGCCCTCGGCAAGGCGTTCCTCCTCCAGGGCGGAGATTGCGCCGAGACCTTCGAGTCCAACACCGAGCCCCACATCCGCGCGAACGTGCGCACCCTTCTGCAGATGGCGGCGGTGCTCACGTACGGCGCATCGATGCCCGTGGTCAAGCTTGCGCGCATCGCCGGCCAGTACGCGAAGCCGCGCTCCTCTGACCTCGACGGCAACGGTTTACAGAACTACCGCGGCGACATCGTCAACGGCGTCGAGCCCACCGCCGAGTCGCGCCGACACGACCCGGCCCGCATGGTGCGCGCCTACGCGAACTCGTCGGCGGCGATGAACCTCGTGCGCGCCCTGACCGCCTCCGGCACCGCGGACCTGCACCACATCAACGACTGGAACAAGGAGTTCGTGTCCAACTCGCCGGCCGGGGCGCGCTACGAGGCGCTCAGCCGCGAGATCTCGCGCTCGCTCGCGTTCATGGACGCCTGCGGTGTGAGCGACAACAACCTGCGCACCTCCAACGTCTACGCGTCCCACGAGGCGCTGCTCGTGGACTACGAGCGCGCCATGCTGCGCCTGGCCACCGATGCCGCGGGCGAGACGAAGCTCTACGACCTCTCCGCCCACCAGCTCTGGATCGGGGAGCGCACCCGCGGCATCGACGACTTCCACGTCAACTTCGCCGCGCTGATCAGCAACCCGATCGGCCTCAAGCTCGGCCCCACCACCACGCCAGAGCAGGCCGTCGCCTACGCTGACAAGCTCGACCCGGAGCGCGAGCCGGGCCGCCTGACCATGGTGGCGCGCATGGGCCACGACAAGGTCCGCGACGTGCTGCCCGGTATCGTCTCCGCCGTCGAGGCGTCGGGCCACAAGGTGGTCTGGCAGTCCGACCCGATGCACGGCAACACGTTCACCTCCTCCAACGGGTACAAGACCCGCCACTTCGACAAAATCATCGACGAGGTGCAGGGGTTCTTCGAGGTCCACCGCGAGCTGGGCACGCACCCGGGCGGCATCCACATCGAGCTCACGGGCGAAAACGTCACCGAGTGCCTCGGCGGCGCGCAGGACATTACCGACGTCGACCTGCCGGGCCGCTACGAATCCGCCTGCGACCCGCGCCTGAACACCGAGCAGGCCCTCGAGCTGTCGTTCCTCGTCGCGGAGATGCTGCGCTACTAG
- a CDS encoding UDP-N-acetylmuramoyl-L-alanyl-D-glutamate--2,6-diaminopimelate ligase, whose translation MPTPTPTLQRLAELAGARVVNAPAGEVPVTFVGLDSSQVEPGGLFAALPGTRVHGASYAFDSAAGAVLTDEDGLAIIQQTSDRRPVLVVDDVRAVLGHVAAEIYGHPSRDFTLLGVTGTSGKTTTTYMLERELTAAGCKVGLIGTTGTKIVGRDIATELTTPEAPTLQALFAHMRDEGVTHVVMEVSSHALMLGRVTGAEFDVAAFTNLSQDHLDFHPTMEDYFQAKALFFDPASELRAARSVVCVDDEWGQRMAALAESPVTVATRGEADITAELVRIDASGTQHVRLHGAGPDREFALPMPGAFNVANAALAAGVAEVAGVDLDAFLAGLERAAVPGRMERIDEGQPFVAVVDYAHKPAAIGAVLSTLRGQVDGRIGVAVGAGGDRDASKRPLMGAEAAKGADYVVVTDDNPRTEDPAAIRAAVLEGARGAGTGAEIVEIGPRGEAIDALVAWARPGDAIIVVGKGHEVGQLVGDRKLHFDDREEMRRALAGRKA comes from the coding sequence ATGCCAACGCCTACGCCAACGCTGCAGCGCCTCGCCGAGCTGGCGGGCGCGCGCGTCGTCAACGCCCCGGCCGGCGAGGTGCCCGTAACGTTCGTCGGCCTCGATTCGTCGCAGGTCGAACCGGGTGGGCTCTTCGCCGCGCTGCCCGGTACCCGCGTCCACGGGGCGAGCTACGCCTTCGACTCCGCCGCCGGCGCGGTCCTCACCGACGAAGACGGCCTCGCCATCATCCAGCAGACGTCGGATCGCCGCCCCGTCCTCGTTGTCGACGACGTGCGCGCGGTGCTTGGCCACGTTGCCGCCGAGATCTACGGGCACCCATCGCGCGACTTCACCCTGCTCGGCGTGACGGGCACGTCCGGCAAGACCACGACGACGTACATGCTCGAGCGCGAGCTGACCGCGGCAGGTTGCAAGGTGGGGCTCATCGGCACGACGGGCACGAAGATCGTGGGCCGCGACATCGCCACCGAGCTGACCACGCCCGAGGCACCGACGCTGCAGGCGCTTTTCGCGCACATGCGCGACGAGGGCGTGACGCACGTGGTCATGGAGGTTTCCTCCCACGCGCTCATGCTCGGCCGCGTCACCGGCGCCGAGTTCGACGTCGCCGCGTTCACCAACCTCTCGCAGGACCACCTGGACTTCCACCCGACGATGGAGGACTACTTCCAGGCCAAGGCCCTCTTCTTCGACCCGGCGAGCGAGCTCCGCGCCGCCCGCAGCGTCGTCTGCGTCGACGACGAGTGGGGCCAGCGCATGGCCGCGCTCGCCGAGTCCCCGGTCACCGTCGCCACCCGCGGGGAGGCGGACATCACCGCGGAGCTCGTGCGTATCGACGCCTCCGGCACCCAGCACGTCCGCCTCCACGGCGCGGGGCCCGACCGGGAGTTCGCGCTGCCGATGCCGGGCGCCTTTAACGTCGCCAACGCGGCGCTCGCGGCGGGCGTCGCCGAGGTGGCCGGCGTCGACCTCGACGCGTTTCTCGCCGGGCTCGAGCGCGCCGCGGTGCCGGGGCGCATGGAGCGCATCGACGAGGGCCAGCCCTTCGTCGCGGTCGTTGACTACGCCCACAAGCCGGCCGCGATCGGGGCGGTGCTGTCCACGCTGCGCGGCCAGGTCGACGGACGCATCGGCGTCGCCGTCGGCGCCGGCGGCGACCGGGATGCGTCGAAACGCCCGCTCATGGGCGCCGAGGCCGCGAAGGGCGCGGACTACGTCGTGGTCACCGACGACAACCCCCGCACCGAGGACCCCGCCGCGATCCGCGCGGCGGTCCTCGAGGGCGCGCGCGGCGCCGGCACCGGCGCCGAGATTGTGGAGATCGGCCCGCGCGGCGAGGCCATCGACGCGCTCGTGGCGTGGGCGCGCCCCGGCGACGCGATCATCGTCGTGGGCAAGGGCCACGAGGTGGGGCAGCTGGTGGGCGACCGCAAGCTCCACTTCGACGACAGAGAAGAAATGCGGCGCGCGCTCGCCGGCAGGAAGGCGTAA
- a CDS encoding alpha-(1->6)-mannopyranosyltransferase A, with product MRATPTTVGVYACALIAIGSFGAGATRYRGGLMREVGLEQLTYGHGRGLMDTSLTAGIVALVVCWVWLWRTRPTAAEVRRAVVAWAAPLALSAPILSRDVYSYLMQGAMLRDGFDPYTEGAAINPGPYLWEVSHDWRNTTTPYGPLHLGIGRAVTTLVGDNVTAGVIAYRCIALAGFALIAWSVPRIARAVGGDPGLALWLGVANPVMLLHLIGGMHNEAVMVGLVNVGLLACLRMRRCTPGIALIALAVSLKATAAVALPFVVWLMAKRRGKWLSILPCGAWAAAVTAAVLEAVTWVCGSSWGWVEQLSGNSKVINPLAGPTLAAELLTPLLQLFDDTFRYNAVLNVTRAVCSVLMLAGLVAVWWIYRPREGREYGRDAVAGTTAAYAVAFATNAVTLPWYYASIISLAGAFRPPVWVQRITVGASIIVALAFQGSGNHRLYSVWFLAAAATAAVVAVQWIARTPSPARDGSLPAPSGRGARPRGARAANRPA from the coding sequence ATGCGGGCAACCCCCACGACCGTAGGCGTCTACGCGTGCGCCCTCATCGCCATCGGCTCGTTCGGCGCCGGCGCAACGCGTTACCGCGGCGGCCTCATGCGCGAGGTGGGCCTCGAGCAGCTCACGTACGGCCACGGCCGGGGGCTCATGGACACTTCGCTCACCGCGGGCATCGTCGCGCTCGTCGTCTGCTGGGTGTGGCTCTGGCGCACCCGCCCAACGGCTGCCGAGGTGCGGCGCGCCGTCGTGGCGTGGGCCGCCCCGCTCGCGCTGAGCGCCCCGATCCTGTCGCGCGACGTCTACTCCTACCTTATGCAGGGCGCGATGCTGCGCGACGGTTTCGACCCCTACACCGAGGGCGCGGCCATCAACCCCGGCCCGTACCTCTGGGAAGTCTCCCACGACTGGCGCAACACCACCACCCCGTACGGCCCGCTCCACCTCGGCATCGGCCGCGCGGTGACCACGCTCGTCGGCGACAACGTCACGGCGGGCGTCATCGCCTACCGCTGCATCGCGCTCGCCGGCTTCGCGCTCATCGCGTGGAGCGTGCCCCGCATCGCGCGCGCCGTCGGCGGGGACCCGGGGCTCGCGCTCTGGCTCGGCGTGGCCAACCCGGTCATGCTGCTGCACCTCATCGGTGGCATGCACAACGAGGCGGTCATGGTCGGCCTGGTCAACGTCGGCCTGCTCGCCTGCCTGCGCATGCGCCGGTGCACGCCGGGCATCGCGCTCATCGCGCTCGCCGTCTCGCTCAAGGCCACCGCGGCGGTGGCCCTCCCCTTCGTCGTCTGGCTCATGGCGAAGCGCCGCGGCAAGTGGCTGAGCATCCTGCCGTGCGGCGCCTGGGCCGCCGCCGTCACCGCCGCCGTGCTCGAGGCGGTGACGTGGGTGTGCGGCTCCTCGTGGGGCTGGGTGGAGCAGCTCTCCGGCAACTCGAAGGTGATCAACCCCCTCGCAGGCCCCACTCTGGCCGCGGAGCTGCTCACCCCGTTGCTCCAGCTTTTCGACGATACGTTCCGCTACAACGCCGTCCTCAACGTGACCCGCGCGGTGTGCAGCGTGCTCATGCTCGCCGGGCTCGTCGCGGTGTGGTGGATCTACCGCCCGCGCGAGGGCCGCGAGTACGGGCGCGACGCCGTCGCCGGCACCACGGCCGCGTACGCCGTCGCGTTCGCCACCAACGCCGTGACGCTGCCCTGGTACTACGCCTCGATCATCTCGCTCGCTGGCGCGTTCCGCCCCCCAGTGTGGGTGCAGCGGATCACCGTCGGGGCGTCGATAATCGTCGCCCTCGCGTTTCAGGGCAGCGGCAACCACCGCCTTTACTCGGTGTGGTTCCTCGCCGCGGCGGCAACCGCCGCCGTCGTCGCGGTGCAGTGGATCGCTAGAACGCCATCGCCTGCGCGCGACGGATCACTTCCCGCGCCTTCTGGCCGTGGAGCGCGTCCACGGGGCGCCCGGGCAGCGAATCGTCCGGCGTGA
- a CDS encoding peptidoglycan D,D-transpeptidase FtsI family protein yields the protein MTSRRVYVLALIFLAVAALLIGRLFWVQVVIGDELRAQAHEQRSRTYVDRARRGDIVDRDGNKLAYTMQARSLTVSPVQLREELKEQQELQMRIDGLSADDIAAQVDARVEDTLRTMANEIPGMIGDGEVTSSGDNASGEPTAQVGKVSAKEILDKLHADTTYEVLVRNVDPDVAAKVTEKFHGIAADHQDIRQYPNGAVGENIVGKVSADGEGQFGLEASRDADLNGIDGRSTEDVSADGQSIPGTLRDVVPAVGGSRVELTVDLNLQTYVQQVLEQAKANSLAKQAEAVVLDAHTGEVLAMANTDTINPNGDVEKQIKQGKDFENPAVSHPFEPGSVAKVITAAAAIDQGLTDPSEVHQVPGSIDMAGVTVRDAWEHGVMPYTTAGIFGKSSNVGTLQLAQRLGEERYWDYLQRFGIGSATGIELPNESEGLLPVIEQWSGGTFANLPIGQGMSWTALQMASVYQTLANDGERIEPRIIAKVTGPDGEELPREEPKHTRVVSPETARTTVDMFRSAFQQDPTGVNSGTAQGNGLEGYQLSGKTGTAQKVNPETGAYSQSAYWITFAGIAPADNPRFVVAIMLDEPQRGVLHGGTGGQSAAPVFRQIASWMLSRENVPLSPPAEPYVLQAQ from the coding sequence ATCACGAGCCGGCGCGTCTACGTCCTCGCCCTCATCTTCCTCGCGGTGGCGGCGCTGCTCATCGGCCGCCTGTTCTGGGTTCAGGTCGTCATCGGCGACGAGCTGCGCGCCCAGGCGCACGAGCAGCGCAGCCGCACCTACGTCGACCGCGCGCGCCGCGGCGACATCGTCGACCGGGACGGCAACAAGCTCGCCTACACCATGCAGGCACGCTCGCTGACCGTCTCGCCGGTGCAGCTACGCGAGGAACTCAAAGAGCAGCAGGAATTGCAGATGCGTATCGACGGCCTCTCGGCCGACGACATCGCCGCCCAGGTCGACGCCCGCGTCGAGGACACCCTGCGAACGATGGCCAACGAAATCCCCGGCATGATCGGCGACGGCGAGGTCACGTCGAGCGGCGACAACGCGTCGGGCGAGCCGACCGCGCAGGTTGGCAAGGTGAGCGCGAAGGAGATCCTGGACAAGCTCCACGCCGACACGACCTACGAGGTGCTTGTGCGCAACGTGGACCCGGACGTCGCCGCGAAGGTGACGGAGAAGTTCCACGGCATCGCCGCGGACCACCAGGACATCCGCCAGTACCCGAACGGCGCGGTGGGGGAGAACATCGTGGGTAAGGTGTCCGCGGACGGGGAGGGCCAGTTCGGCCTCGAGGCGTCGCGGGACGCGGACCTTAACGGCATCGACGGACGCTCCACCGAGGACGTCTCGGCGGACGGTCAGTCGATCCCGGGCACGCTGCGCGACGTCGTCCCCGCGGTTGGCGGCTCCCGCGTCGAGCTCACCGTCGACCTCAACCTGCAGACGTACGTGCAGCAGGTGCTCGAGCAGGCGAAGGCGAACTCGCTGGCGAAGCAGGCCGAGGCGGTGGTGCTCGACGCGCACACGGGCGAGGTGCTCGCGATGGCGAACACTGACACGATCAATCCGAACGGTGACGTCGAAAAGCAAATCAAGCAGGGCAAGGACTTCGAGAACCCCGCGGTGTCCCACCCGTTCGAGCCAGGTTCGGTGGCGAAGGTGATCACCGCCGCGGCGGCGATCGACCAGGGGCTTACGGACCCGAGCGAGGTGCACCAGGTGCCCGGCTCTATCGACATGGCCGGCGTGACCGTGCGCGACGCGTGGGAGCACGGCGTGATGCCGTACACCACCGCCGGCATCTTCGGAAAGTCCTCGAACGTGGGCACGCTGCAGCTCGCGCAGCGCCTCGGCGAGGAGCGCTACTGGGACTACCTGCAGCGCTTCGGCATCGGCTCCGCCACCGGCATTGAGCTGCCGAACGAGTCCGAGGGCCTGCTGCCCGTCATCGAGCAGTGGTCCGGCGGCACCTTCGCCAACCTGCCCATCGGCCAGGGCATGAGCTGGACCGCGCTGCAGATGGCGAGCGTGTACCAGACGCTGGCCAACGACGGCGAGCGCATCGAGCCGCGCATCATCGCGAAGGTCACCGGCCCGGACGGCGAAGAGCTGCCGCGCGAGGAGCCGAAGCACACCCGCGTCGTGTCCCCGGAGACGGCGCGCACCACCGTGGACATGTTCCGCTCCGCGTTCCAGCAGGACCCCACCGGCGTCAACTCCGGCACCGCGCAGGGCAACGGCCTCGAGGGCTACCAGCTCTCCGGCAAGACCGGCACGGCGCAGAAGGTGAACCCGGAGACTGGCGCGTACTCGCAGAGCGCGTACTGGATCACCTTCGCCGGGATCGCGCCGGCGGACAACCCGCGCTTCGTCGTCGCCATCATGCTCGACGAGCCCCAGCGTGGCGTCCTCCACGGCGGCACGGGCGGGCAGTCCGCCGCGCCGGTGTTCCGCCAGATCGCGAGCTGGATGCTCAGTCGCGAGAACGTCCCGCTGAGCCCGCCCGCCGAGCCGTACGTGCTGCAGGCCCAATAA
- a CDS encoding GNAT family N-acetyltransferase, which translates to MTVSIQRLSPAEFAMLAPTLVDIYMEAMGYAPSIRTGRIRVWKGEVRSPGFTALAAVDDGVIVGVAYGFIGTRERWWDRQLVRAMHELGGPTQRDREMLADYFEVAEIHVSPSYQGRGIGKRLLTELLRAAPTRWALLSTPEVAGEANNAFRLYRAFGFTDVARNFLYDGDSRPFAILALDLAGAQYGSAGAQ; encoded by the coding sequence GTGACCGTTTCCATCCAGCGCCTCTCCCCGGCCGAGTTCGCCATGCTCGCCCCGACGCTTGTCGATATCTATATGGAGGCGATGGGCTACGCGCCGTCGATACGCACCGGGCGCATCCGCGTGTGGAAGGGCGAGGTACGCTCCCCCGGCTTCACCGCGCTCGCCGCCGTGGACGACGGCGTTATCGTCGGCGTCGCGTACGGGTTCATCGGCACGCGGGAGCGCTGGTGGGACCGCCAGCTCGTGCGCGCGATGCACGAGCTGGGCGGCCCCACGCAGCGCGACCGCGAGATGCTTGCCGACTACTTCGAGGTGGCGGAGATCCACGTCTCGCCGTCGTACCAAGGCCGGGGCATCGGGAAGCGCCTGCTCACCGAGCTGCTGCGCGCCGCGCCGACGCGCTGGGCGCTCCTGTCAACCCCCGAGGTTGCCGGCGAAGCGAACAACGCGTTCCGCCTCTACCGCGCGTTCGGGTTCACGGACGTCGCCCGCAACTTCCTCTACGACGGCGACTCGCGCCCGTTTGCCATCCTCGCGCTCGACCTCGCGGGCGCGCAGTATGGTTCCGCGGGCGCACAGTAG
- a CDS encoding polyprenyl synthetase family protein, whose translation MAEQLRPEQLGLDAIPGAVERNLAAFFEDRAEAVATIGEPVAEAVEYLRAFVLEGGKRMRPSFGWVGFAGAGGLAKGDEDPDAVLRAMSSLELIQACALVHDDIIDASDTRRGHPTVHRALEADHRERGMRGSAAAYGVNAAILLGDLALAWAEDMWRYSGVSLAALERAAEPWVGMRTEVIGGQLLDMMLESRGSESAELADRVNRFKTAAYTIERPLHLGAALAGADDTTIEAFRGYGRDIGIAFQLRDDLLGVFGDPAVTGKPAGDDLREGKRTVLFATALELLDEHDPSAAQELRDGIGQVSDPAGLARLAQLIRDSGAEDAVEARINELTASGLRHLDGVDDDAAQALTALARKATDRRM comes from the coding sequence GTGGCAGAACAACTTCGGCCAGAACAACTGGGGCTCGACGCGATCCCCGGGGCGGTAGAACGCAACCTCGCGGCGTTCTTCGAGGACAGGGCCGAGGCGGTCGCCACGATCGGCGAACCCGTCGCCGAGGCCGTGGAGTACCTCCGGGCGTTCGTCCTCGAAGGCGGCAAGCGGATGCGCCCGAGCTTCGGCTGGGTGGGGTTCGCCGGCGCCGGCGGCCTGGCCAAGGGCGACGAAGACCCCGACGCGGTACTGCGGGCGATGAGCTCGCTCGAGCTCATCCAGGCGTGCGCGCTCGTCCACGACGACATCATCGATGCCTCCGACACCCGGCGCGGCCACCCGACGGTCCACCGCGCCCTCGAAGCGGACCACCGCGAGCGAGGGATGCGCGGCAGCGCGGCGGCCTACGGCGTCAACGCGGCCATCCTGCTCGGCGACCTCGCGCTCGCCTGGGCCGAGGACATGTGGCGCTACTCCGGCGTCTCGCTCGCCGCGCTCGAGCGCGCCGCGGAGCCGTGGGTGGGGATGCGCACCGAGGTCATCGGCGGCCAGCTGCTCGACATGATGCTGGAGAGCCGCGGCAGCGAGTCGGCGGAGCTAGCGGACCGGGTCAACCGGTTCAAGACCGCCGCCTACACCATCGAGCGCCCCTTGCACCTCGGCGCGGCACTGGCCGGCGCGGACGACACGACGATCGAGGCCTTCCGCGGCTACGGGCGCGACATCGGCATCGCCTTCCAACTCCGCGACGACCTGCTTGGTGTCTTCGGCGACCCGGCCGTCACCGGCAAGCCCGCGGGCGACGACCTGCGCGAGGGCAAGCGCACCGTGCTTTTCGCCACCGCGCTCGAGCTACTCGACGAGCACGACCCGTCCGCCGCGCAAGAGCTGCGCGACGGCATCGGCCAGGTCAGCGACCCGGCAGGCCTCGCCCGCCTCGCGCAGCTCATCCGCGACAGTGGCGCCGAAGACGCCGTGGAGGCCCGCATCAACGAGCTCACGGCCTCGGGCCTGCGCCACCTCGACGGGGTCGACGACGACGCGGCGCAGGCGCTCACCGCGCTCGCCCGCAAGGCCACGGACCGGCGCATGTGA
- the rsmH gene encoding 16S rRNA (cytosine(1402)-N(4))-methyltransferase RsmH, with translation MAHHTLADDPHGHVPVMRDRMAELLAPAVERFGADAVLIDGTLGAGGHTEHFLTVFPDARVIGVDRDPNALAQASERLAPFGERFTPVQMRFDAVGDAIANNDGPVFDTARERGIAGALFDLGVSSMQLDQEERGFSYRGDAPLDMRMDPTTGITAAEVLNTYSHGDLARVLKTYGDERFAGKIASAIVAEREREPFDRAGRLVELLYDTIPAATRRTGGHPAKRTFQALRIEVNRELEAVENVVPVITGLLGVGGRAVFMSYQSLEDKIVKAAFADLTASKTPAGLPLDLPGTEPAFRTVTRGAEKAPAEEIERNPRAAPVRVRCIEKLRPTSQPR, from the coding sequence ATGGCGCACCACACGCTCGCCGACGACCCTCACGGCCACGTTCCCGTGATGCGCGACCGCATGGCCGAGCTCCTCGCGCCGGCCGTCGAGCGGTTCGGCGCGGACGCCGTGCTCATCGACGGCACCCTCGGCGCCGGCGGCCACACCGAGCACTTCCTCACCGTCTTCCCCGACGCCCGCGTCATCGGCGTGGACCGGGACCCGAACGCGCTCGCCCAGGCGTCCGAGCGCCTCGCGCCGTTCGGTGAGCGCTTCACCCCAGTGCAGATGCGTTTCGACGCCGTCGGCGACGCCATCGCAAACAACGACGGCCCCGTCTTCGACACCGCGCGCGAGCGCGGGATCGCGGGCGCCCTGTTCGACCTCGGCGTGTCCTCCATGCAGCTGGACCAGGAGGAGCGCGGCTTCTCCTACCGCGGAGACGCGCCGCTGGACATGCGCATGGACCCCACGACCGGGATCACCGCCGCGGAGGTGCTCAACACCTACAGCCACGGTGACCTCGCGCGCGTGCTGAAGACATACGGCGACGAGCGCTTCGCCGGCAAGATCGCCTCCGCGATCGTCGCCGAGCGCGAGCGCGAGCCGTTCGACCGCGCCGGCCGGCTCGTGGAGCTGCTCTACGACACGATCCCCGCTGCGACCCGACGCACCGGCGGCCACCCCGCGAAGCGCACCTTCCAGGCGCTGCGCATCGAGGTGAACCGCGAGCTCGAGGCCGTGGAGAACGTCGTGCCCGTGATCACCGGCCTGCTCGGCGTCGGCGGGCGCGCGGTGTTCATGAGCTACCAGTCACTGGAAGACAAGATCGTCAAAGCCGCGTTCGCCGACCTCACCGCGTCGAAGACCCCTGCCGGCCTGCCCCTCGACCTGCCCGGCACGGAGCCGGCCTTCCGCACCGTGACGCGCGGCGCGGAGAAGGCGCCCGCCGAGGAAATCGAGCGCAACCCTCGCGCCGCGCCGGTTCGGGTGCGCTGCATCGAAAAACTCCGCCCCACCTCCCAACCACGCTAA
- a CDS encoding SAV_6107 family HEPN domain-containing protein, with protein sequence MHSVISATTGKTYGAGAAVSRGEQFLDTAEALLAQAHGDFEEGSYDLAMENAYRAALRVAGAWCSRSPALRKRKRLPTSAWDKLALTGEEGATWAKRFAAYSAQRGRVASGIETNPGAAVVLELIGHAEAFLFEARPEAGALAA encoded by the coding sequence ATGCACAGTGTCATCTCCGCCACCACGGGCAAGACGTACGGCGCGGGTGCGGCCGTCTCGCGCGGCGAGCAGTTCCTCGACACCGCCGAGGCGCTCCTCGCGCAGGCGCACGGCGACTTCGAGGAGGGCAGCTACGACCTGGCGATGGAAAATGCCTACCGCGCGGCGCTGCGGGTGGCCGGCGCGTGGTGCAGCCGCTCGCCGGCACTGCGCAAGCGCAAGCGGCTGCCCACAAGCGCCTGGGACAAACTGGCGCTCACGGGTGAGGAGGGTGCCACGTGGGCGAAGCGGTTCGCGGCGTACTCCGCGCAGCGGGGCAGGGTCGCCTCTGGAATCGAGACCAACCCCGGCGCCGCCGTCGTGCTCGAGCTCATCGGCCACGCTGAGGCGTTCCTGTTCGAGGCGCGGCCCGAGGCGGGGGCGCTGGCGGCGTAG
- a CDS encoding Rv2175c family DNA-binding protein produces MSAQTNLEQLLSDETLLALPDAAEALGVPVTKVHDYVGARKLVVYVKDGKKFIPERLLGEDGLSKFVSGAITVLSDGGFDDNEILAFLFTPDDSLPGRPVDALHGQKAREVIRRAQAMAF; encoded by the coding sequence GTGAGCGCACAAACGAATCTCGAGCAATTGCTTAGCGACGAAACCCTGTTGGCCCTCCCCGACGCCGCGGAAGCGCTCGGCGTGCCGGTGACGAAGGTGCACGACTACGTCGGCGCCCGCAAGCTCGTGGTCTACGTCAAGGACGGCAAGAAGTTCATCCCCGAACGCCTGCTGGGCGAGGACGGCCTGAGCAAGTTCGTCTCGGGCGCGATCACGGTGCTGTCGGACGGCGGCTTCGACGACAACGAGATCCTCGCCTTCCTCTTCACGCCGGACGATTCGCTGCCCGGGCGCCCCGTGGACGCGCTCCACGGCCAGAAGGCGCGGGAAGTGATCCGTCGCGCGCAGGCGATGGCGTTCTAG